One genomic window of Vicugna pacos chromosome 18, VicPac4, whole genome shotgun sequence includes the following:
- the OR2AE1 gene encoding olfactory receptor 2AE1 produces MWQRNQTSLANFILEGLFDDSLTHLSLFSLTLVVFLIAVGGNALTILLICADPWLHTPMYFLLSQLSLMDLMHVCTTIPKMATSYLSGEKSISFVGCATQHFLYLSLGGAECLLLAFMSYDRYVAICHPLRYTVLMNRKVRLMMVAVSWLGASINSLIHTAILMHFPFCGLRKIHHFYCEFPAVVKLVCGDVTVYEATVYISTILILLLPISLISTSYAFILHSVIQLRSAGSKRNAFATCSSHLTVVFLWFGACIFSYMRPRSQRTPLQDKVGSVFYSIITPTLNPLIYTLRNKDVAQALRRVLGRDMTTKRL; encoded by the coding sequence ATGTGGCAGAGGAATCAGACCTCTCTGGCCAACTTCATCCTCGAAGGGCTCTTTGATGACTCCCTCACTCacctttcccttttctccttgacCTTGGTGGTCTTCCTCATTGCGGTGGGCGGCAACGCCCTCACCATCCTCCTCATCTGTGCTGACCCCTGGCTTCATACACCCATGTACTTCCTCCTCAGCCAGCTCTCCCTCATGGATCTGATGCACGTCTGCACAACCATCCCCAAGATGGCGACCAGCTACCTCTCTGGCGAGAAGTCCATCTCCTTTGTGGGCTGTGCAACGCAGCACTTCCTCTATTTGTCTCTGGGTGGCGCTGAGTGTCTTCTCCTAGCTTTCATGTCCTATGACCGCTATGTTGCCATCTGTCACCCACTGCGCTACACTGTTCTCATGAACAGAAAGGTGAGACTGATGATGGTCGCCGTGTCTTGGTTGGGAGCATCGATAAACTCCCTAATTCACACAGCGATCTTAATGCACTTCCCTTTCTGTGGGCTTCGAAAAATCCACCACTTCTACTGTGAGTTTCCAGCTGTTGTGAAGTTAGTGTGTGGAGATGTCACTGTGTATGAGGCCACAGTGTACATCAGCACCATCTTAATTCTCCTCCTCCCCATATCCCTGATTTCTACCTCCTATGCCTTCATCCTCCACAGCGTCATTCAGTTGCGTTCAGCTGGGAGTAAGAGAAATGCCTTTGCCACTTGTAGCTCCCACCTCACTGTTGTTTTCCTCTGGTTTGGTGCCTGCATCTTCTCGTACATGAGGCCCAGGTCGCAGCGTACTCCGTTGCAAGACAAAGTTGGCTCTGTGTTCTACAGCATCATTACTCCCACGCTGAATCCTTTGATTTATACTCTCCGGAACAAGGACGTAGCTCAGGCTCTGAGGAGAGTACTGGGGAGAGATATGACCACCAAAAGACTGTGA